In Argiope bruennichi chromosome X1, qqArgBrue1.1, whole genome shotgun sequence, a single window of DNA contains:
- the LOC129958646 gene encoding myosin regulatory light chain 12A-like, giving the protein MGDEDKKEKKKKSKKKSAQETDASAECETVAVDETPSDPVPIEQPIITAPPTMEKKSSTKRKAHRCGSNVFAMFTQRKVQEFKEAFQLIDQDKDGFITKSDLKITFDLLGREVDDEDLQSMLAEAPGPLNFTMFLTIFGERISGTDEEDVILSAFSIFDEGDGKMKEEVLKNTLRKRGDKFTDEEADICLKEAPVDKEGYISIRRFTQILTKGDEDDDTDGG; this is encoded by the exons ATG GGTGAcgaagataaaaaagaaaagaagaagaagagcAAGAAGAAGTCAGCTCAAGAAACAGATGCTTCTGCGGAATGCGAAACTGTAGCTGTTGATGAAACCCCCTCCGATCCTGTTCCTATCGAGCAGCCAATTATAACCGCTCCCCCAACCATGGAGAAAAAGTCATCTACAAAACGGAAAGCTCACAGATGTGGTTCGAACGTGTTTGCCATGTTTACTCAGAGGAAAGTGCAGGAATTTAAAGAG GCATTTCAACTAATTGATCAAGATAAGGATGGTTTCATTACAAAGTCTGACTTAAAAATAACGTTTGATCTCTTAG ggcGAGAAGTTGATGATGAAGACTTGCAGTCAATGCTAGCCGAAGCCCCAGGACCACTGAACTTCACTATGTTTCTTACTATCTTTGGAGAAAGAATATCAG gaaCTGACGAAGAAGATGTCATCCTGTCAGCGTTTTCCATTTTTGACGAAGGCGATGGTAAAATGAAAGAAGAAGT attaaaaaatactttacgAAAGCGTGGAGATAAGTTTACTGATGAAGAG gCTGACATTTGTCTTAAAGAAGCGCCAGTTGATAAAGAAGGTTACATCAGTATACGAAGGTTTACACAAATTCTAACAAAAGGTGATGAAGATGATGATACAGATGGTGGTTAA